In one window of Acanthopagrus latus isolate v.2019 chromosome 15, fAcaLat1.1, whole genome shotgun sequence DNA:
- the LOC119033659 gene encoding striatin-like isoform X2 — MDEQAGPGVFFNNNNNSVLAGGGKGPLPDGDAGEAARAQYSIPGILHFLQHEWARFEVERAQWEVERAELQAQIAFLQGERKGQENLKKDLVRRIKMLEYALKQERAKYHKLKYGTELNQGDMKPPSYDSDEANENESSGSLNNQLSWKQGRQLLRQYLQEVGYTDTILDVKSQRVRALLGLAGDGAGRTGERTSAEPLVNGTDTSAKGMGTRGKAELSETSAVLEAFKFIENAAAEFSDEDEEEDSEGRDRTNVESRTILRKKPSSSTTLPASMDTSEDPDTEEALKGFDFLSSPDEMDTTPESRGNGDGTDWGPNRSKLQDMLANLRDAEDLSHMQPPSTPQSRPNAVRFNEHDGNRPDEVEALTFPPTSGKSFIMGTDEAMESELGLGELAGLTVANEADSLAYDIGNNKDAMRKTWNPKFTLRSHFDGIRALAFHPVEPVLVTASEDHTLKMWNLQKTAPAKKSAALDVEPIYTFRAHRGAVLSVVMSSTGEQCFSGGVDGTIQCWNTPNPNIDPYDSYDPSMLRGAMCGHTDSVWGLVYSSAHQRLLSCSADGTVRLWDANTTSPALAVFNEDKKLGVPSSVDLVCSEPAHLVTSFTNGQIGLFNMETRQLVLSLESSLEPGTPCQINKVLSHPTLPITITAQEDRHIKFFDNNSGKLIHSMVAHLDAVTSLAVDPNGLYLMSGSHDCSIRLWNLESKTCIQEFTAHRKKFEESIHDVAFHPSKCYIASAGADALAKVFV; from the exons ATGGACGAACAGGCGGGGCCCGGTGTcttcttcaacaacaacaacaactctgtttTAGCCGGCGGAGGGAAAGGACCTCTGCCTGATGGCGACGCTGGGGAGGCGGCTAGGGCGCAGTACAGTATCCCGGGGATCTTGCACTTCCTGCAGCACGAATGGGCCCGTTTCGAAGTAGAGAGGGCACAATGGGAGGTGGAGCGGGCCGAATTACAG gccCAAATCGCCTTCCTgcagggggagaggaagggCCAGGAAAACTTGAAGAAAGACCTTGTGAGGAGGATCAAAATGCTGGAGTACGCGCTGAAGCAAGAGAG AGCAAAGTACCACAAGTTAAAATATGGGACGGAGTTAAATCAAGGCGACATGAAGCCTCCAAGCTATGACTCTG ATGAGGCCAACGAGAACGAGTCTTCTGGATCGCTCAATAATCAGCTGTCCTGGAAACAAGGCCGTCAGCTCCTCAGACA GTACCTGCAGGAGGTGGGCTACACAGACACCATCCTGGATGTAAAGTCCCAGCGGGTCAGAGCACTGCTAGGACTAGCCGGAGACGGTGCTGGGAGGACGGGTGAACGGACCAGTGCTGAGCCTTTGGTCAATGGGACTGACACGTCGGCAAAGGGCATGGGCACCAGAGG GAAAGCTGAGCTCTCTGAAACCAGCGCTGTACTTGAGGCTTTCAAGTTTATTGAGAATGCTGCCGCTGagttcagtgatgaagatgaggaagaggacagCGAGGGAAGGGACAGGACTAATGTGGAATCCAGGACG ATCCTGAGGAAGAAGCCCTCATCGTCAACGACATTGCCTGCCAGTATGGACACCAGTGAGGACCCTGACACAGAGGAGGCACTGAAGGGCTTTGACTTCCTGTCCAGCCCTGATGAGATGGACACCACGCCGGAGTCCAGAGGCAATGGGGATGGCACAGATTGGG GGCCAAACCGGTCCAAGCTGCAGGACATGCTGGCCAACCTGAGAGATGCAGAGGACTTGTCCCACATGCAACCTCCATCCACGCCCCAGTCCCGACCCAACGCGGTCCGGTTCAACGAGCATGATGGGAACCGACCAGATGAAG TTGAGGCACTGACATTCCCACCCACCTCAGGGAAGTCATTCATTATGGGCACAGACGAGGCCATGGAGAGCGAGCTGGGCCTGGGGGAGCTCGCGGGACTCACCGTGGCCAATGAGGCCGACAGTCTGGCATATGAT ATTGGCAACAACAAGGATGCCATGAGAAAAACATGGAACCCCAAATTCACTCTGCGGAGCCATTTTGATGGGATACGAGCTCTGGCTTTTCACCCTGTTGAGCCCGTCCTTGTCACTGCTTCAGAGGACCACACCCTCAAGATGTGGAACCTGCAAAAGACTGCTCCTGCCAAAAA GAGTGCTGCTTTAGATGTGGAACCGATCTACACTTTCAGGGCtcacag AGGGGCTGTGCTGAGCGTGGTAATGAGCAGCACAGGGGAGCAGTGTTTCAGTGGAGGGGTTGATGGGACTATCCAGTGCTGGAACACCCCCAACCCCAACATCGACCCCTACGACTCCTACG aCCCGTCGATGCTGCGTGGAGCAATGTGCGGACACACCGACTCAGTTTGGGGTTTGGTGTACAGCAGTGCGCACCAGcgcctcctctcctgctccgcAGACGGCACCGTCAGACTGTGGGACGCCAACACCACCTCACCTGCCCTCGCTGTATTCAACGAAGACAAAA AGCTAGGAGTTCCTTCTTCAGTAGACCTGGTGTGCAGTGAACCGGCCCACCTCGTCACATCCTTTACAAACGGGCAGATTGGCCTCTTCAACATGGAGACCCGCCAGCTGGTCCTCAGCCTGGAGTCCAGTTTGGAGCCAG GCACCCCCTGTCAGATCAACAAGGTCCTCAGTCACCCGACTCTGCCCATCACCATCACTGCTCAGGAGGACCGACACATCAAGTTCTTTGACAACAACAGCGGGAAGCTGATTCACTCCATGGTGGCTCACCTGGATGCTGTCACAAGCTTAGCTGTAGACCCTAATGGACTTTATCTCATGTCAGGCA GTCATGACTGCTCTATCCGTCTGTGGAACCTGGAGAGTAAAACCTGCATCCAGGAGTTCACGGCCCACAGAAAGAAGTTCGAGGAGTCGATCCACGATGTGGCGTTTCATCCGTCTAAATGCTACATTGCCAGCGCTGGGGCAGATGCTCTCGCCAAAGTGTTCGTATGA
- the LOC119033659 gene encoding striatin-like isoform X1 — MDEQAGPGVFFNNNNNSVLAGGGKGPLPDGDAGEAARAQYSIPGILHFLQHEWARFEVERAQWEVERAELQAQIAFLQGERKGQENLKKDLVRRIKMLEYALKQERAKYHKLKYGTELNQGDMKPPSYDSDEANENESSGSLNNQLSWKQGRQLLRQYLQEVGYTDTILDVKSQRVRALLGLAGDGAGRTGERTSAEPLVNGTDTSAKGMGTRGKAELSETSAVLEAFKFIENAAAEFSDEDEEEDSEGRDRTNVESRTILRKKPSSSTTLPASMDTSEDPDTEEALKGFDFLSSPDEMDTTPESRGNGDGTDWEKDEQGPISEAWDVDPGLITKLKEQYKKERKGKKGVKRPNRSKLQDMLANLRDAEDLSHMQPPSTPQSRPNAVRFNEHDGNRPDEVEALTFPPTSGKSFIMGTDEAMESELGLGELAGLTVANEADSLAYDIGNNKDAMRKTWNPKFTLRSHFDGIRALAFHPVEPVLVTASEDHTLKMWNLQKTAPAKKSAALDVEPIYTFRAHRGAVLSVVMSSTGEQCFSGGVDGTIQCWNTPNPNIDPYDSYDPSMLRGAMCGHTDSVWGLVYSSAHQRLLSCSADGTVRLWDANTTSPALAVFNEDKKLGVPSSVDLVCSEPAHLVTSFTNGQIGLFNMETRQLVLSLESSLEPGTPCQINKVLSHPTLPITITAQEDRHIKFFDNNSGKLIHSMVAHLDAVTSLAVDPNGLYLMSGSHDCSIRLWNLESKTCIQEFTAHRKKFEESIHDVAFHPSKCYIASAGADALAKVFV, encoded by the exons ATGGACGAACAGGCGGGGCCCGGTGTcttcttcaacaacaacaacaactctgtttTAGCCGGCGGAGGGAAAGGACCTCTGCCTGATGGCGACGCTGGGGAGGCGGCTAGGGCGCAGTACAGTATCCCGGGGATCTTGCACTTCCTGCAGCACGAATGGGCCCGTTTCGAAGTAGAGAGGGCACAATGGGAGGTGGAGCGGGCCGAATTACAG gccCAAATCGCCTTCCTgcagggggagaggaagggCCAGGAAAACTTGAAGAAAGACCTTGTGAGGAGGATCAAAATGCTGGAGTACGCGCTGAAGCAAGAGAG AGCAAAGTACCACAAGTTAAAATATGGGACGGAGTTAAATCAAGGCGACATGAAGCCTCCAAGCTATGACTCTG ATGAGGCCAACGAGAACGAGTCTTCTGGATCGCTCAATAATCAGCTGTCCTGGAAACAAGGCCGTCAGCTCCTCAGACA GTACCTGCAGGAGGTGGGCTACACAGACACCATCCTGGATGTAAAGTCCCAGCGGGTCAGAGCACTGCTAGGACTAGCCGGAGACGGTGCTGGGAGGACGGGTGAACGGACCAGTGCTGAGCCTTTGGTCAATGGGACTGACACGTCGGCAAAGGGCATGGGCACCAGAGG GAAAGCTGAGCTCTCTGAAACCAGCGCTGTACTTGAGGCTTTCAAGTTTATTGAGAATGCTGCCGCTGagttcagtgatgaagatgaggaagaggacagCGAGGGAAGGGACAGGACTAATGTGGAATCCAGGACG ATCCTGAGGAAGAAGCCCTCATCGTCAACGACATTGCCTGCCAGTATGGACACCAGTGAGGACCCTGACACAGAGGAGGCACTGAAGGGCTTTGACTTCCTGTCCAGCCCTGATGAGATGGACACCACGCCGGAGTCCAGAGGCAATGGGGATGGCACAGATTGGG AGAAGGACGAGCAAGGTCCCATTTCTGAGGCCTGGGATGTGGACCCGGGCCTGATAACCAAACTCAAGGAGCAGTACAAAAAGGAGCGCAAGGGGAAAAAGGGGGTGAAGA GGCCAAACCGGTCCAAGCTGCAGGACATGCTGGCCAACCTGAGAGATGCAGAGGACTTGTCCCACATGCAACCTCCATCCACGCCCCAGTCCCGACCCAACGCGGTCCGGTTCAACGAGCATGATGGGAACCGACCAGATGAAG TTGAGGCACTGACATTCCCACCCACCTCAGGGAAGTCATTCATTATGGGCACAGACGAGGCCATGGAGAGCGAGCTGGGCCTGGGGGAGCTCGCGGGACTCACCGTGGCCAATGAGGCCGACAGTCTGGCATATGAT ATTGGCAACAACAAGGATGCCATGAGAAAAACATGGAACCCCAAATTCACTCTGCGGAGCCATTTTGATGGGATACGAGCTCTGGCTTTTCACCCTGTTGAGCCCGTCCTTGTCACTGCTTCAGAGGACCACACCCTCAAGATGTGGAACCTGCAAAAGACTGCTCCTGCCAAAAA GAGTGCTGCTTTAGATGTGGAACCGATCTACACTTTCAGGGCtcacag AGGGGCTGTGCTGAGCGTGGTAATGAGCAGCACAGGGGAGCAGTGTTTCAGTGGAGGGGTTGATGGGACTATCCAGTGCTGGAACACCCCCAACCCCAACATCGACCCCTACGACTCCTACG aCCCGTCGATGCTGCGTGGAGCAATGTGCGGACACACCGACTCAGTTTGGGGTTTGGTGTACAGCAGTGCGCACCAGcgcctcctctcctgctccgcAGACGGCACCGTCAGACTGTGGGACGCCAACACCACCTCACCTGCCCTCGCTGTATTCAACGAAGACAAAA AGCTAGGAGTTCCTTCTTCAGTAGACCTGGTGTGCAGTGAACCGGCCCACCTCGTCACATCCTTTACAAACGGGCAGATTGGCCTCTTCAACATGGAGACCCGCCAGCTGGTCCTCAGCCTGGAGTCCAGTTTGGAGCCAG GCACCCCCTGTCAGATCAACAAGGTCCTCAGTCACCCGACTCTGCCCATCACCATCACTGCTCAGGAGGACCGACACATCAAGTTCTTTGACAACAACAGCGGGAAGCTGATTCACTCCATGGTGGCTCACCTGGATGCTGTCACAAGCTTAGCTGTAGACCCTAATGGACTTTATCTCATGTCAGGCA GTCATGACTGCTCTATCCGTCTGTGGAACCTGGAGAGTAAAACCTGCATCCAGGAGTTCACGGCCCACAGAAAGAAGTTCGAGGAGTCGATCCACGATGTGGCGTTTCATCCGTCTAAATGCTACATTGCCAGCGCTGGGGCAGATGCTCTCGCCAAAGTGTTCGTATGA